From Sporosarcina sp. Te-1, the proteins below share one genomic window:
- a CDS encoding S-layer homology domain-containing protein yields MRKDRPGKLFKATLATTIMTGAVVAAGPFYTKAEAQSFSDVKNIPSHHFYDAVMKYTEAGMMSGYSDGTFKPGQNITRQDAAKLLALVLDLDMNQVVDPGFKDVSEKHPYYRYIAALVEAGVISGYEDNTFRPNDSLTRAQMAKILALGFNLDDMNIRLPFSDINSKQWHMEYVRALYGHEITTGTTPTTFSPNAHVTRGQMASFVFRGEAFLEPKVDENQVAVDAAVALLKAGTVNVSRGPLATAETKLAAVNQYVASLMTDKSITTKAAEGKTAGSYVVTLSKGDAKAEKTIDMKFDYAADDRFITDVKAINSKQVEVHFATPVAKSSVLDATNSVKNISFTMVTGATVNPGQLTGTLSEDGKTLTITANWFFDGEYAVKTTEALQAVSGGKFEEYTAILKAEDKVGPKYVSGSAAAKTSTNTFHVVFDEPVNASGVIAYVNDIPATVANTAGNPNQLTLTTNKAVASGTTAKVRLVNVKDYKNNLSTPNPIEADITISTDTTVPTVTNVKVLGENQVEVTYDKDMNLASFTNRARFVHSNGTVIQLTATAGKDAKTIILTGTSVFYNDKYNAILFIDSDVKDTVGNNAATYSTSVTLLKDTIPPALTTVEYKDGKIVATFTEDISASGNTSVMLIDQKTGVSTPITLRNGVNATVANNTLTISQVLPNGDYQLRLSANTVVDKAARPNANQLATMYFSVTNNVSNDTVRPVVVGVTNTSVNQGVSPGVEQTATFTAVDAESGINLVTVQDINNYTWDGKALPYGSYVTTNFNGTADKATNVVVTVHVPSSEIKETKTALFTVNNIRDNAGNILASPGSGNVTFVSGANPELITAKVGASNTSLVLTFSEPVQNVDANDFQVYINNVAIPSSALSTVQRSNSNTYVTTILGSIADNVNYYGETRDVIYLDTDRTRGYSNGDLILQDLPYNTYSKDMDYAVSIDLLSNSIYDLRVRLVYDRLSPVRNLQGNEAKFDVDVYVNKY; encoded by the coding sequence ATGAGAAAAGACCGACCTGGAAAACTATTCAAGGCGACTCTTGCCACAACGATCATGACGGGCGCTGTTGTTGCAGCCGGCCCATTTTATACGAAAGCAGAAGCCCAATCATTCTCAGATGTTAAAAACATTCCGAGCCACCATTTTTATGATGCGGTGATGAAGTACACAGAGGCTGGTATGATGAGCGGGTATTCGGACGGAACGTTTAAGCCGGGCCAAAACATTACACGTCAGGATGCGGCGAAACTTTTGGCGCTTGTCCTTGATTTGGACATGAACCAAGTAGTCGACCCGGGTTTTAAGGATGTCAGTGAAAAGCATCCATATTACCGGTATATCGCAGCACTTGTAGAGGCTGGAGTCATTTCGGGTTATGAAGATAACACGTTTAGACCGAACGATAGCTTGACGAGAGCACAAATGGCAAAAATTTTGGCTCTCGGTTTTAACCTAGATGATATGAACATCCGTCTGCCGTTCAGTGATATCAACTCCAAGCAATGGCACATGGAATACGTGCGCGCCCTCTATGGCCATGAAATTACAACAGGTACAACACCAACCACGTTTTCACCGAATGCCCATGTAACACGCGGACAAATGGCGTCTTTCGTTTTCCGTGGAGAAGCATTCTTAGAGCCCAAGGTAGATGAAAACCAAGTTGCAGTCGATGCGGCAGTTGCACTTTTGAAAGCTGGAACTGTCAATGTTTCACGCGGACCGCTCGCAACAGCTGAAACCAAGTTGGCTGCTGTGAATCAATACGTGGCTTCCCTCATGACGGATAAAAGCATTACGACCAAGGCGGCTGAAGGAAAAACAGCGGGTTCTTATGTCGTAACACTTTCAAAAGGGGACGCGAAAGCAGAAAAAACGATTGATATGAAGTTCGACTACGCGGCAGATGACCGTTTCATCACGGACGTTAAAGCGATTAATTCCAAGCAAGTGGAAGTCCATTTCGCGACGCCTGTCGCTAAATCATCCGTCTTGGACGCAACGAACTCAGTTAAAAACATCTCTTTCACCATGGTGACTGGAGCCACTGTAAACCCGGGGCAACTGACAGGTACGCTATCAGAAGACGGTAAAACGTTGACGATTACAGCGAATTGGTTCTTTGACGGGGAGTATGCGGTGAAAACAACGGAGGCACTTCAAGCGGTAAGCGGTGGGAAATTCGAAGAATATACGGCGATATTGAAGGCGGAAGACAAAGTAGGGCCAAAATATGTATCTGGGTCTGCAGCCGCCAAAACATCGACCAATACGTTTCATGTCGTCTTCGATGAGCCGGTCAATGCGTCAGGGGTCATTGCCTATGTCAATGATATTCCTGCAACAGTTGCAAATACCGCAGGCAATCCGAATCAGTTAACGCTTACAACGAATAAAGCCGTTGCCTCTGGCACAACAGCAAAAGTTCGTTTAGTAAATGTAAAAGACTATAAAAACAACTTGTCAACGCCGAACCCGATTGAAGCGGATATCACGATTTCTACTGATACAACCGTTCCTACCGTGACCAACGTGAAAGTGCTCGGAGAGAATCAAGTAGAAGTAACTTACGATAAAGATATGAATCTCGCATCGTTTACAAATCGGGCACGTTTCGTCCATTCAAATGGTACGGTCATTCAATTGACGGCTACGGCTGGGAAAGATGCCAAAACCATTATTCTGACTGGGACAAGTGTATTCTACAATGACAAATATAACGCTATTTTATTCATTGACAGTGACGTGAAGGATACAGTCGGTAATAATGCGGCGACGTATTCTACGTCTGTTACGCTTTTGAAGGACACCATCCCGCCGGCTTTGACGACGGTTGAGTATAAAGACGGCAAAATCGTCGCTACATTTACGGAGGATATTTCTGCGAGTGGCAATACGTCAGTCATGTTAATTGATCAAAAAACAGGAGTATCGACGCCGATTACTCTTCGCAACGGTGTCAATGCAACGGTTGCAAATAATACATTAACTATTTCTCAAGTATTGCCGAATGGCGACTATCAACTGCGTCTATCTGCGAACACGGTAGTCGATAAAGCAGCACGCCCGAATGCCAACCAATTAGCGACTATGTATTTCTCGGTCACAAACAATGTCTCAAATGATACGGTTCGACCAGTCGTAGTAGGAGTTACGAACACATCTGTAAATCAGGGGGTTTCACCAGGCGTGGAACAGACAGCAACCTTTACGGCAGTCGACGCAGAAAGCGGAATCAATTTAGTGACCGTACAGGACATCAACAACTATACATGGGATGGCAAAGCATTGCCGTATGGATCCTATGTCACAACAAACTTTAATGGAACAGCGGATAAAGCAACCAACGTTGTCGTCACAGTCCATGTACCTTCTTCAGAAATTAAAGAGACGAAAACCGCGTTGTTCACAGTGAACAACATTCGAGATAACGCAGGAAATATTTTGGCTTCTCCTGGATCTGGCAATGTGACGTTTGTGAGTGGCGCGAATCCTGAGTTGATTACTGCAAAGGTCGGTGCATCGAACACCTCGCTAGTACTGACGTTCAGTGAGCCTGTACAAAACGTCGATGCAAATGACTTCCAAGTCTATATTAACAACGTAGCGATCCCATCCTCCGCATTGAGTACAGTGCAGCGGTCCAATAGCAATACGTATGTGACCACTATTTTGGGATCAATAGCAGACAATGTAAACTATTATGGAGAAACGAGAGATGTTATCTATTTGGACACGGATAGAACTAGAGGATACAGTAACGGAGATTTAATCCTTCAGGACTTACCATATAACACATATAGCAAGGATATGGATTATGCGGTTTCCATTGACTTGCTTTCAAATAGTATTTATGACCTTCGGGTACGTCTTGTCTATGATCGTTTATCGCCAGTCCGGAATCTCCAAGGCAATGAAGCAAAATTTGATGTAGATGTCTATGTGAATAAGTACTAA
- a CDS encoding collagen binding domain-containing protein produces MKKKFYVFMLMLLLIGQTVLGPIATVSASEADPPTDFVSNEGIGENGDITDGEQTTPVVPVVPEAPEETEETETPETPESPETPESPEIPENPENPETPSVPEEEENNLCTEEQTEGVEGSENVEELEGVEESLSDCVEETKENVQQLMAQAMPIDDVKLSFDSLVVNGETVRNAEDAGRIIAKLGDKVEVKYLFSITPTKDYGIGSSFEFQLPPSLLNFDQAKLSGTLVDEDIVMKYTTVDKTVTVELEQGLLEEGHDFNGTLTFYAHFSADGADEDLEQIVVIPIIGNDSIELPFTFKPEVTGESMSKTGKAVIQNGERFITWEVWTNREGTKLQGASLNDELGEGHELDGKITVEKYAVGLTGLAESPTSTEEAANFPVNLEDGHYAYKLTYQTKVTREPTEVTETFTNKATLTNGPDSDYSSATVTHTYGTKLDKTIVDKNKYTAKWEIKFNYFGKKMESTTLTDKVVEGPHRIKKDSIKVYHVSVDAAGQGTKGELITEQPTIEYSEDSKEFTMELTSPNGEAYLIEYETELDSEFATSSGKVVNEVSYDNEWDKAEFTFSQGIFNKTRGSIDFNKKEITWHFTITAEKDMNNFVIKDVFTDFGNDGGTRQTLVKGPNGKYVQGVETDAVVEDPTAGFTLNLGKVTKGEKFTITYITKFDILPNGKAYPLYQNTATASWYGENPDYTYSVERSAEYAPESTPTGNNGYKNGSFHYIDQVFNWNLAVNINMRNIKGSTLVDTIGEGHELLEDTIKVYKLNLSGDDTGSPGDEVVTGFTVEHTKNYFTITFTEDSTDAYLITYQTKDSDNIIGHKNGNSYGNEAIFTTPGDGSFKFTASVVVKHANQLIAKTAAPNGTEETITWKVRVNESHSNLGEITLTDKMSSNQLLLPDTFKVTEITMDDKGNHGYGEVLDVKPVINNEDNSFTLNLGELNQKGYEIEYKTFFLGDDGEKFSNKASISYTGDLDGASNESGVIDKEFNYNDSSGSISSVKGKLVLHKVGLHPITGVSTSLEGVHFELWNRSGTVKLMEAVTDEEGKLTFDNVRYGIYKLKESGAPEKYISLPEEGITFQMKDSSDYNVNGSKPFTVENIENVDMGNVCTDFKLTLKDVDGDPRSDVKVKFVKQGSGTVVVAPENTNPDGDVTISRDKLPAGLYDVIEIISDELEVKIGSVLVEYENCEKEIKPAPHCTDFTITLKDKDGNIRPNVKVVLKGNGTEIEKTTGIDGTFTVPSTTTPGDYKLYEDKQYLGIVHITYKNDSCAAEVIEAPACESFTLIVKDVDGETRTTPVTITIKNKATGTVVKQSVSTDENGKLLLTDLEPGEYEVFEEGASIAFDTFVVDRTCAAEVQPAPVCTDFTLTVKNENGNILPNTSITVKDQAGKTVVTAKTNEKGQIKIPTSILSAGKYDIYKNELFIGKLTVSYKDSCEGEVQGVQVCTTFTLTVLGSNDNIRPNVAVTIKDSSGVNVKDQLGNEIFTTDLNGKIQFDFLLTSATYTVYEGIKYIGSFSIVDTCSAIVKPAGGGGGGTPPTTPTEPDEPGKPGEPGKPGEPGKPGEPGKPGEPGKPGEPGKPGEPGDSDEPGEPTDPDSQPEPGTPEDSAGSDSETPEAGTPGNNNPDDNSTGNQGKDNNKGTTSNGSTPSNSGAGSLSSKDPNASGSKGTLPQTGEESLLYMTIVGFALLLIGGLMVGRRKQVNK; encoded by the coding sequence ATGAAGAAGAAGTTTTATGTTTTTATGTTAATGTTGTTGCTAATTGGCCAAACGGTTTTGGGGCCGATTGCGACAGTAAGTGCTAGTGAAGCTGACCCTCCAACTGACTTCGTCTCTAATGAAGGGATTGGGGAAAATGGTGACATTACAGACGGAGAACAAACTACTCCGGTAGTCCCGGTAGTCCCGGAAGCACCGGAAGAGACGGAAGAGACGGAGACACCGGAAACGCCGGAGAGCCCGGAAACACCGGAGAGCCCGGAAATACCGGAGAACCCAGAGAACCCAGAAACACCATCAGTGCCTGAAGAAGAGGAAAATAACTTATGTACTGAAGAACAGACAGAGGGCGTAGAGGGTTCTGAAAATGTAGAAGAACTAGAAGGTGTAGAAGAATCTCTTTCTGATTGTGTGGAGGAAACAAAAGAAAACGTTCAACAATTAATGGCGCAAGCCATGCCGATTGATGATGTCAAATTATCTTTTGATAGTCTGGTAGTAAATGGTGAAACGGTGAGAAATGCTGAAGATGCGGGCAGAATCATTGCGAAGTTAGGAGACAAAGTAGAAGTAAAATACTTGTTTTCCATAACTCCAACGAAAGATTACGGTATTGGATCCTCTTTTGAATTTCAACTGCCACCCTCTTTATTGAACTTTGACCAAGCGAAATTAAGTGGGACGCTGGTTGACGAAGATATAGTGATGAAGTACACAACAGTAGATAAAACAGTCACAGTGGAATTGGAGCAAGGCCTACTTGAAGAGGGCCATGATTTTAATGGCACCCTAACTTTTTATGCTCATTTTAGTGCTGATGGAGCCGATGAGGATCTAGAACAAATCGTGGTCATCCCCATCATTGGAAATGATTCAATTGAACTGCCATTTACGTTTAAGCCTGAAGTTACAGGAGAGTCCATGAGCAAAACAGGAAAAGCCGTCATTCAAAACGGTGAACGGTTTATTACTTGGGAAGTGTGGACGAATCGCGAAGGAACCAAATTACAAGGCGCCAGTTTAAACGATGAACTGGGCGAAGGACATGAACTAGATGGAAAAATTACAGTAGAAAAGTATGCTGTAGGTTTAACGGGACTTGCCGAGTCGCCAACTTCTACAGAAGAGGCTGCGAATTTTCCTGTGAATTTGGAGGACGGCCATTACGCTTACAAATTAACGTATCAGACAAAAGTGACGCGTGAACCTACCGAGGTGACGGAGACCTTTACGAATAAAGCGACTCTGACAAACGGTCCAGACTCGGATTATAGTAGCGCTACAGTTACTCATACGTATGGAACTAAACTCGATAAGACGATTGTTGATAAAAACAAGTATACTGCAAAATGGGAAATCAAGTTCAATTATTTTGGTAAGAAAATGGAGTCCACGACATTGACTGACAAGGTAGTGGAAGGTCCGCATAGAATCAAGAAAGATTCTATTAAAGTGTATCATGTGTCAGTAGATGCCGCCGGCCAGGGTACTAAAGGGGAATTAATCACCGAGCAACCAACTATCGAGTACTCAGAAGACTCGAAGGAATTTACCATGGAGCTTACTTCACCGAATGGAGAAGCCTATCTGATTGAGTACGAAACCGAACTCGATTCCGAGTTTGCAACAAGCTCCGGCAAGGTCGTGAATGAGGTGTCTTATGATAACGAATGGGATAAAGCCGAATTCACATTCTCTCAGGGCATTTTTAACAAGACCCGTGGTTCCATCGATTTTAATAAAAAGGAAATTACTTGGCATTTTACAATTACCGCTGAGAAAGATATGAACAACTTTGTTATTAAAGACGTCTTCACTGACTTTGGTAATGACGGCGGAACTAGGCAAACATTAGTGAAAGGTCCGAATGGCAAGTACGTTCAAGGAGTCGAAACCGATGCTGTTGTAGAAGATCCAACGGCTGGGTTTACTTTGAATCTAGGTAAAGTAACGAAAGGTGAGAAATTTACAATTACCTATATAACTAAGTTTGATATTCTACCAAACGGCAAAGCATACCCACTGTATCAAAACACAGCAACGGCAAGTTGGTATGGAGAAAATCCTGATTATACGTACTCTGTTGAAAGAAGCGCAGAGTATGCGCCAGAATCAACTCCGACTGGAAACAATGGGTATAAAAATGGATCTTTCCACTATATTGATCAAGTCTTCAACTGGAACCTGGCCGTCAATATCAACATGCGAAATATCAAAGGATCCACATTGGTAGATACCATTGGGGAAGGTCATGAACTTCTGGAAGACACCATCAAAGTCTATAAATTGAACTTATCTGGTGACGATACTGGTTCGCCAGGAGACGAAGTGGTAACTGGTTTTACTGTAGAACATACAAAAAATTACTTTACAATTACGTTTACTGAAGACTCGACAGATGCGTATCTTATAACTTACCAAACCAAAGACTCGGACAATATTATTGGCCATAAAAATGGCAACAGTTACGGCAACGAAGCTATTTTTACAACGCCGGGTGATGGGAGCTTTAAGTTTACAGCTTCGGTAGTTGTGAAACATGCTAATCAATTGATTGCTAAAACAGCTGCCCCTAATGGAACGGAAGAAACAATTACTTGGAAAGTTAGAGTAAATGAATCCCATTCCAACTTGGGCGAAATAACGCTGACTGATAAAATGTCGAGTAATCAGCTGCTATTACCTGACACATTCAAAGTTACTGAAATTACAATGGATGACAAGGGCAACCACGGTTATGGTGAAGTACTAGATGTGAAGCCTGTCATCAACAACGAAGACAATAGCTTTACACTTAACTTAGGTGAATTGAATCAAAAAGGATATGAAATTGAATACAAAACGTTCTTTTTAGGAGATGACGGGGAAAAGTTCTCGAACAAAGCTTCCATTAGCTATACTGGGGACTTGGACGGCGCTTCAAATGAATCGGGCGTCATTGATAAGGAATTCAATTACAATGATTCAAGCGGCTCCATTTCTTCCGTTAAAGGAAAGCTTGTGCTTCACAAGGTCGGTTTACATCCTATAACAGGCGTTTCAACTAGCCTGGAAGGGGTACACTTTGAATTGTGGAACAGAAGCGGCACGGTGAAACTTATGGAGGCTGTAACGGATGAGGAAGGGAAATTGACGTTCGACAACGTCCGCTACGGTATTTATAAGTTAAAGGAATCAGGTGCTCCTGAGAAGTATATTTCACTTCCGGAAGAGGGCATTACCTTCCAAATGAAGGATTCATCTGATTACAACGTAAATGGCTCCAAGCCATTCACAGTGGAAAATATCGAGAATGTTGACATGGGTAACGTCTGCACGGACTTTAAGTTAACGCTCAAAGATGTGGATGGTGATCCACGCAGTGATGTAAAAGTTAAATTCGTAAAGCAGGGTTCAGGTACTGTAGTTGTGGCACCTGAAAATACAAATCCAGATGGTGACGTGACAATTTCCCGTGATAAATTGCCTGCTGGCTTGTATGATGTTATTGAGATCATCTCTGATGAGCTCGAAGTGAAAATCGGGTCAGTGCTAGTAGAGTACGAGAACTGTGAAAAGGAAATAAAACCAGCTCCGCACTGTACTGATTTTACAATCACCCTAAAGGATAAAGACGGGAATATCCGCCCGAATGTGAAAGTGGTCCTAAAAGGAAATGGCACGGAAATAGAGAAAACAACAGGTATTGACGGAACATTCACAGTACCGTCAACTACAACACCAGGGGACTATAAGCTATACGAAGATAAACAATACCTAGGTATTGTGCATATCACGTATAAGAATGATTCCTGTGCAGCTGAAGTAATAGAAGCTCCAGCATGTGAGAGTTTCACATTGATTGTAAAAGATGTAGATGGAGAGACGCGTACAACGCCAGTCACTATAACGATTAAAAATAAAGCAACGGGTACTGTCGTGAAGCAATCAGTTTCTACTGACGAGAACGGCAAATTGTTGCTAACTGATCTGGAGCCAGGTGAGTACGAGGTGTTTGAAGAAGGTGCTTCGATAGCATTTGATACCTTCGTAGTTGACCGTACCTGTGCGGCTGAAGTACAGCCTGCGCCAGTGTGTACAGATTTTACGCTTACAGTAAAAAATGAGAATGGAAACATTCTCCCTAACACTAGCATTACAGTGAAAGACCAAGCAGGCAAAACAGTAGTGACTGCAAAAACAAATGAAAAAGGCCAAATTAAGATCCCTACGTCCATTTTATCGGCTGGTAAATATGACATTTATAAAAATGAATTATTTATCGGAAAACTAACTGTCAGTTATAAAGACAGTTGTGAAGGGGAAGTGCAAGGAGTTCAAGTATGTACAACGTTTACTTTAACTGTTCTAGGTAGCAACGATAACATTCGTCCAAACGTTGCTGTAACAATTAAAGATTCCAGTGGAGTAAATGTAAAGGATCAACTCGGAAACGAGATCTTTACAACAGATTTGAATGGTAAAATCCAATTTGATTTCTTACTTACATCAGCGACATATACAGTTTACGAGGGTATCAAATATATCGGTTCTTTCTCAATTGTGGATACATGCTCTGCAATCGTGAAACCTGCAGGCGGCGGTGGCGGAGGAACACCTCCAACCACTCCAACTGAACCAGATGAACCAGGAAAACCGGGTGAACCAGGAAAACCAGGTGAGCCAGGAAAACCAGGCGAACCAGGAAAACCAGGTGAGCCAGGAAAACCGGGTGAACCAGGGAAACCAGGTGAACCAGGGGATTCAGATGAACCGGGCGAGCCGACCGATCCTGACTCACAACCTGAGCCGGGAACTCCTGAAGATTCAGCGGGCTCTGATTCTGAAACGCCAGAGGCAGGGACTCCAGGAAATAACAATCCGGATGACAATTCAACTGGCAACCAAGGAAAAGATAACAACAAAGGAACGACTTCAAACGGATCGACGCCATCCAATTCAGGAGCAGGCAGTCTGAGTTCAAAAGATCCGAATGCAAGTGGATCAAAAGGGACACTTCCACAGACAGGCGAGGAGAGCTTGCTTTATATGACGATTGTCGGTTTTGCATTGCTCTTGATCGGTGGCTTGATGGTAGGACGTCGCAAACAAGTGAATAAGTAA
- a CDS encoding class D sortase, translating into MRTLKNKRSILGILFLLTGLVLVSIPLYVEWDQNKEVQAMEQALSLIAESDGSEPVALEEIEHLTLTEEQLQNVMKLEIPYIQMKQHILDETTDENLNIALTQIKPDQEPGVGNFTVAGHRGYRDGRHFSNLAKVPIGEKVYLHAGDKTYVYEIKSSKVIEPTFVRILDDTKGKNEITLITCTISGKKRVAVKGELVEQTERK; encoded by the coding sequence ATGAGGACCTTGAAAAACAAAAGATCGATTTTGGGTATTTTGTTTTTGCTTACGGGGCTCGTCCTCGTTTCTATTCCGCTTTATGTTGAATGGGATCAGAACAAAGAGGTACAAGCGATGGAGCAGGCGTTGTCACTCATTGCGGAGTCGGATGGCTCCGAACCGGTAGCTTTGGAGGAAATTGAACATTTAACGTTAACGGAAGAGCAGTTGCAGAATGTTATGAAATTAGAGATTCCGTACATTCAGATGAAGCAGCACATCTTAGACGAAACAACGGACGAAAATCTAAACATTGCCCTCACGCAAATCAAACCAGATCAAGAGCCTGGTGTGGGGAACTTCACAGTTGCCGGTCATCGAGGCTATCGGGATGGACGGCACTTCAGCAATTTGGCGAAGGTGCCAATTGGCGAAAAGGTTTATCTTCATGCAGGTGATAAAACGTATGTGTATGAAATCAAAAGCTCAAAAGTGATTGAGCCCACCTTTGTCAGGATCCTGGATGACACAAAGGGAAAGAATGAAATCACGTTGATCACTTGTACAATATCCGGTAAGAAACGGGTCGCTGTTAAAGGCGAGTTAGTGGAACAGACAGAGCGAAAATAG